Proteins encoded within one genomic window of Candidatus Caldatribacterium sp.:
- the fliG gene encoding flagellar motor switch protein FliG produces MALVPRRHLTGKQKAAILLVSLGPDLAAQVLKRLTDEEIEDLTLEIATLEKVPPEVRDEVINEFYHMAVAQHYISQGGIDYARQLLEKALGPHRAQEIISRLSATLEVTPFEALRRADPLQILNFIQGEHPQTIALILSYLKPEQSATILGNLPENIRGEVAMRIALMDRTSPEVVREIEAVLERKISTFLTQDFARVGGKKKLIEILNKSDRGTEKSILEALEEKDPELAEEIKSQMFVFEDIVLLDDRAVQLVLRQVDTKDLALALKGASQEVQEKIFRNMSQRAAQMLKEDMEYMGPVRARLVNEAQQKIVNVIRRLEEAGEIIIARGGEDEIIV; encoded by the coding sequence ATGGCCCTTGTCCCTCGCCGGCACCTCACGGGAAAGCAGAAAGCAGCGATTCTCCTTGTGAGCCTTGGGCCAGACCTTGCAGCTCAGGTTCTCAAGCGCTTGACCGATGAGGAAATCGAGGACCTAACCCTTGAGATCGCAACCTTGGAAAAGGTTCCTCCGGAAGTTCGGGACGAAGTCATTAATGAATTCTACCACATGGCCGTTGCCCAGCACTACATTTCCCAGGGTGGCATCGATTACGCAAGGCAACTCCTTGAAAAGGCCTTGGGTCCTCATCGGGCACAGGAAATCATCTCTCGCCTTTCAGCGACTTTGGAGGTTACACCTTTTGAAGCTCTGCGGCGGGCTGATCCTCTGCAGATTCTCAACTTCATTCAGGGGGAACACCCCCAGACCATTGCCCTCATCCTTTCGTACTTGAAGCCAGAGCAATCAGCGACGATTCTTGGCAATCTCCCCGAAAATATTCGTGGTGAGGTAGCCATGCGCATCGCCCTCATGGACCGCACAAGCCCTGAAGTCGTGCGGGAGATTGAAGCTGTCCTGGAGCGAAAAATTTCCACCTTCCTGACCCAGGACTTTGCCCGGGTGGGTGGGAAGAAGAAGCTCATCGAGATCCTCAACAAGAGCGACCGGGGAACGGAAAAGAGCATTCTTGAAGCCCTTGAGGAGAAGGACCCGGAACTTGCCGAAGAAATCAAGTCCCAGATGTTCGTCTTTGAGGACATTGTCCTTCTTGACGATCGGGCAGTGCAGCTTGTGCTCCGCCAGGTTGACACAAAAGACCTGGCCCTTGCCCTCAAAGGAGCATCTCAAGAGGTCCAGGAGAAGATTTTCCGGAATATGTCCCAGCGTGCGGCTCAGATGCTCAAGGAGGACATGGAGTACATGGGACCGGTGCGGGCTCGCCTGGTGAACGAGGCACAGCAGAAGATTGTGAACGTTATCAGGCGTCTTGAGGAAGCCGGAGAAATCATCATTGCCCGCGGAGGGGAGGACGAAATCATTGTCTAA